From the genome of Gimesia sp., one region includes:
- the opgC gene encoding OpgC domain-containing protein, producing the protein MSGSRLFTQNSPKLLTNKITRDLRIDFFRGLALLMILVDHVESRLGLEMLSRFTLKSVGYCDAAEVFVFLSGYLYGRVYDRIYEVQGTLTCFIKSVQRGISLYFVTLLTLICCLAISIPFALFNTPISDRLHLAPFISQPMETMLYACTLLFEPYGFGILRLYIIFFMSLIPLNFLLFQSNKLLAWLLSINLYLCSHLFSEFTVPMLLEEIRLFHFNPFAWQFLFFIGISIGSKPDFAKSVLNRFRFLGYISLIILGVVVFLNVVQPLLSSLVAAESIVEDPFDHSFLSKQMLAPQRLINFLALAYLVNMLTSIDDPFWKSRMAYPFVVCGKNSLTIYCLGLVLMYLIVAISFSFSLSVWWVTMLNIAGCLLSCLVALALHRHRHLNAPGPPIPDIRAKSN; encoded by the coding sequence ATGTCAGGATCCAGGCTTTTCACCCAGAATTCTCCCAAATTATTGACGAATAAGATTACCCGTGATCTCAGGATTGATTTCTTTCGGGGTCTTGCCCTGTTGATGATTCTGGTTGATCACGTGGAAAGTCGGTTAGGGCTCGAAATGCTGAGTCGTTTCACTCTGAAAAGTGTTGGATATTGTGACGCTGCTGAAGTGTTTGTCTTTCTCTCTGGGTACTTATACGGCAGGGTTTATGATCGGATCTATGAAGTGCAGGGAACTTTGACATGTTTCATCAAGTCAGTGCAACGCGGCATCAGTCTTTATTTTGTCACTCTTCTGACTCTCATCTGCTGTCTCGCCATCAGCATACCTTTTGCCTTATTTAATACTCCGATTTCAGATCGATTGCATCTGGCTCCTTTTATTTCTCAGCCGATGGAGACAATGCTTTATGCCTGCACCTTGTTATTCGAGCCTTATGGTTTTGGGATCCTGAGGCTCTACATTATCTTCTTTATGTCTTTAATCCCACTGAACTTTTTACTCTTTCAATCGAACAAACTACTAGCCTGGCTCTTGTCGATAAATTTGTATCTATGCAGCCATCTTTTTAGCGAGTTCACCGTTCCCATGTTGCTGGAAGAGATCAGACTTTTTCACTTCAATCCCTTTGCCTGGCAGTTCCTTTTTTTTATTGGCATCAGTATTGGCTCTAAACCAGATTTCGCAAAGTCAGTACTGAACCGTTTTCGATTCTTAGGATACATCTCACTGATAATCTTAGGGGTGGTAGTCTTTTTAAATGTGGTGCAGCCCTTACTGAGTTCACTGGTAGCGGCCGAATCTATTGTAGAAGATCCATTTGACCATTCCTTCCTTTCCAAGCAGATGCTTGCTCCTCAGCGTCTGATCAATTTTCTGGCACTGGCTTATTTGGTTAATATGCTGACTTCAATAGACGATCCCTTCTGGAAGTCCCGTATGGCCTATCCGTTTGTCGTATGCGGGAAAAATTCTCTTACGATCTATTGTCTGGGACTGGTACTAATGTATCTGATAGTGGCAATATCTTTTTCATTTTCATTAAGCGTCTGGTGGGTCACGATGTTAAATATCGCTGGGTGTCTGCTTTCCTGTCTAGTGGCTCTGGCCCTCCACCGGCATCGTCATTTAAATGCACCAGGCCCCCCTATTCCTGATATCAGAGCTAAATCGAATTAA